A window of the Cucurbita pepo subsp. pepo cultivar mu-cu-16 chromosome LG01, ASM280686v2, whole genome shotgun sequence genome harbors these coding sequences:
- the LOC111809563 gene encoding uncharacterized protein LOC111809563 translates to MPDLDTTAAPGKFRYRRLRYSEEFEEAFGRSRGGEERRRRFVGRSKRWFRIRRASIGRRLKKLRVPSLRKLLRRKSRLVTAMRGSIAKVVKRFREGEAYLGDLFAGNYLFLQVNPSSIKCHKNHHSALQNFAPTYSLNL, encoded by the coding sequence ATGCCGGACCTCGACACCACCGCGGCGCCAGGCAAGTTCCGGTACCGGAGGCTGAGATACAGCGAGGAATTTGAGGAGGCGTTTGGAAGATCgagaggaggagaagagaggaggaggagattcGTCGGAAGATCGAAGCGGTGGTTCAGAATCAGAAGGGCTTCGATTGGGAGGAGGTTGAAGAAGCTCAGAGTTCCAAGCCTGAGAAAGCTGTTGAGAAGGAAATCGCGGCTGGTGACGGCCATGAGAGGCTCGATTGCGAAGGTTGTGAAGAGGTTTAGGGAAGGGGAAGCGTATTTGGGGGATCTTTTTGCTGgaaattatttgtttcttcaGGTGAATCCCAGCTCCATCAAATGCCATAAAAATCACCATTCTGCCCTTCAAAATTTCGCCCCAACTTATTCCCTCAACCTCTAa
- the LOC111791131 gene encoding pre-rRNA-processing protein ESF2 isoform X1 has protein sequence MKVRMPKEESFEVNLTTDCSPESSKKLKGSKKKKKQLLVEGVDVMERNVEGSVELWESNINSEVKNKKKRKKSTKQCVVENSIQAEAGEYEIKAERSVKEGSPLSDGGSEKNEILEERQFAFEDDENERADSIVRETSGEKILESNNGKTDQRNMKRKKRLLKEVANADMRGICYLSRVPPHMDPLKLRQILSQYGEIQRIYLAPEDAANQVKRKRAGGFRGQFFSEGWVEFTDKRVAKKVANTLNGEQIGGRKRSSFYYDLWNIKYLSKFKWDDLTEETAYKHAIREQKMALEISAAKRERDFYLSKVDKSRALKSIEERLKKKQNLREDSEMNSELADSQKLPKLIRNFPQTQPVANSAVQDKPKLSTNFLAGVFGGS, from the exons ATGAAAG TTAGGATGCCCAAGGAGGAGAGCTTTGAAGTTAATTTAACAACTGATTGTAGCCCGGAATCTAGTAAGAAATTAAAGGGaagtaaaaagaagaagaagcagttATTGGTGGAAGGTGTAGATGTCATGGAAAGGAATGTGGAAGGATCTGTTGAGCTGTGGGAAAGCAACATAAACTCTGaagtgaaaaataagaaaaagagaaagaagagtaCTAAACAATGTGTAGTGGAGAACTCTATCCAGGCTGAGGCAGgagaatatgaaattaaagcagAGAGATCTGTGAAAGAGGGCAGTCCTTTGTCTGATGGTGGAagtgagaaaaatgaaattcttgagGAGAGGCAATTTGCGTTCGAAGATGATGAGAATGAAAGGGCAGACAGCATAGTTAGAGAAACATCTggagagaagattttagagTCTAACAATGGTAAAACAGATCAAAGGAAtatgaagaggaagaaacgACTCTTAAAGGAAGTTGCAAATGCGGACATGCGTGGAATTTGTTACTTGAGCCGTGTTCCTCCACATATGGATCCTTTGAAACTTCGTCAGATCCTCTCACAGTATGGGGAAATACAAAGAATTTATCTTGCACCCGAAG ACGCTGCAAATCAAGTAAAACGAAAGCGTGCAGGAGGGTTTCGAGGACAATTTTTTTCAGAAGG ATGGGTTGAATTTACTGATAAAAGAGTTGCCAAGAAGGTGGCTAATACGTTAAATGGCGAACAAATAG GAGGAAGGAAGAGGTCATCTTTCTACTATGATCTCTGgaatatcaaatatttgagTAAATTCAAGTGGGATGATCTTACTGAAGAAACTG CTTACAAGCATGCCATTCGGGAGCAGAAAATGGCTTTAGAAATTTCTGCCGCTAAGAGGGAGAGGGATTTCTATCTTTCTAAAGTTGATAAATCTCGAGCATTGAAATCCATTGAAGAACGGCTAAAGAAG AAGCAGAATTTGCGAGAAGATTCAGAAATGAATTCTGAACTTGCTGATAGCCAGAAACTCCCAAAACTGATCCGCAACTTCCCACAAACACAACCAGTTGCAAATTCTGCAGTACAAGACAAACCAAAACTATCTACAAATTTCCTTGCTGGG GTGTTTGGAGGTTCCTAG
- the LOC111791131 gene encoding pre-rRNA-processing protein ESF2 isoform X2 produces the protein MPKEESFEVNLTTDCSPESSKKLKGSKKKKKQLLVEGVDVMERNVEGSVELWESNINSEVKNKKKRKKSTKQCVVENSIQAEAGEYEIKAERSVKEGSPLSDGGSEKNEILEERQFAFEDDENERADSIVRETSGEKILESNNGKTDQRNMKRKKRLLKEVANADMRGICYLSRVPPHMDPLKLRQILSQYGEIQRIYLAPEDAANQVKRKRAGGFRGQFFSEGWVEFTDKRVAKKVANTLNGEQIGGRKRSSFYYDLWNIKYLSKFKWDDLTEETAYKHAIREQKMALEISAAKRERDFYLSKVDKSRALKSIEERLKKKQNLREDSEMNSELADSQKLPKLIRNFPQTQPVANSAVQDKPKLSTNFLAGVFGGS, from the exons ATGCCCAAGGAGGAGAGCTTTGAAGTTAATTTAACAACTGATTGTAGCCCGGAATCTAGTAAGAAATTAAAGGGaagtaaaaagaagaagaagcagttATTGGTGGAAGGTGTAGATGTCATGGAAAGGAATGTGGAAGGATCTGTTGAGCTGTGGGAAAGCAACATAAACTCTGaagtgaaaaataagaaaaagagaaagaagagtaCTAAACAATGTGTAGTGGAGAACTCTATCCAGGCTGAGGCAGgagaatatgaaattaaagcagAGAGATCTGTGAAAGAGGGCAGTCCTTTGTCTGATGGTGGAagtgagaaaaatgaaattcttgagGAGAGGCAATTTGCGTTCGAAGATGATGAGAATGAAAGGGCAGACAGCATAGTTAGAGAAACATCTggagagaagattttagagTCTAACAATGGTAAAACAGATCAAAGGAAtatgaagaggaagaaacgACTCTTAAAGGAAGTTGCAAATGCGGACATGCGTGGAATTTGTTACTTGAGCCGTGTTCCTCCACATATGGATCCTTTGAAACTTCGTCAGATCCTCTCACAGTATGGGGAAATACAAAGAATTTATCTTGCACCCGAAG ACGCTGCAAATCAAGTAAAACGAAAGCGTGCAGGAGGGTTTCGAGGACAATTTTTTTCAGAAGG ATGGGTTGAATTTACTGATAAAAGAGTTGCCAAGAAGGTGGCTAATACGTTAAATGGCGAACAAATAG GAGGAAGGAAGAGGTCATCTTTCTACTATGATCTCTGgaatatcaaatatttgagTAAATTCAAGTGGGATGATCTTACTGAAGAAACTG CTTACAAGCATGCCATTCGGGAGCAGAAAATGGCTTTAGAAATTTCTGCCGCTAAGAGGGAGAGGGATTTCTATCTTTCTAAAGTTGATAAATCTCGAGCATTGAAATCCATTGAAGAACGGCTAAAGAAG AAGCAGAATTTGCGAGAAGATTCAGAAATGAATTCTGAACTTGCTGATAGCCAGAAACTCCCAAAACTGATCCGCAACTTCCCACAAACACAACCAGTTGCAAATTCTGCAGTACAAGACAAACCAAAACTATCTACAAATTTCCTTGCTGGG GTGTTTGGAGGTTCCTAG